The following are encoded in a window of Haliaeetus albicilla chromosome 1, bHalAlb1.1, whole genome shotgun sequence genomic DNA:
- the MGST2 gene encoding microsomal glutathione S-transferase 2 — MAIILHSCFKKLGSFISKADLCCNAEKHYNSPTCCFSLLLTQALSSIHTSCLHAEAAGNMAGDLIFLAAVSLLSAFQQCHFAWLVGKSRMKHKVMPPAVTGGPEFDRTFRAQQNCVEFYPIFLTVLWTAGWFCNQELASFLGVLYMFARYKYFHGYVQSVKGRLTGFYLNLIILMCLITLGAAGIVNSFLDEYLDFSIMKKLRKLF; from the exons ATGGCCATAATTTTGCactcttgttttaaaaagttaggCAGTTTTATTTCTAAGGCAGACCTTTGTTGCAATGCTGAAAAGCACTATAATTCTCCCACctgttgtttttccttattGCTCACTCAAGCTCTCTCTTCTATACACACATCCTGCTTGCACGCGGAAGCTGCTGGGAACATGGCTggtgatttaatttttcttgcgGCTGTCTCTCTTCTTTCCGCCTTCCAGCAAT GTCATTTTGCTTGGCTGGTGGGGAAATCAAGAATGAAGCACAAGGTCATGCCCCCAGCTGTCACTGGAGGTCCAGAATTTGACAGAACATTTCGTGCACA ACAAAACTGTGTGGAGTTTTACCCAATATTCCTGACCGTCCTCTGGACTGCAGGATGGTTTTGTAACCAAG aattGGCTTCCTTTCTGGGTGTGTTGTACATGTTTGCCCGCTACAAGTACTTCCATGGTTATGTACAGTCTGTGAAAGGAAG GTTAACAGGTTTTTATTTGAACTTGATAATTCTAATGTGCTTGATAACCCTGGGTGCAGCGGGGATTGTTAACAGCTTTCTGGATGAAtacctggacttcagcattATGAAGAAACTACGTAAATTGTTCTGA